The Triticum dicoccoides isolate Atlit2015 ecotype Zavitan chromosome 6A, WEW_v2.0, whole genome shotgun sequence genome has a window encoding:
- the LOC119318730 gene encoding monosaccharide-sensing protein 2-like, protein MLVASSLLHTLAGMLMLWSPTVGVLLLARLVDGFAVGLAVTLIPVYISETAPPEVRGLLSTLPQLTGSTGMFLAYCMVFAMTLAPSPNWRVMMGVLVLPSLVYVAVAMLFLPESPRWLVSKGRMKEARTVLRMLRGREDVDGEMALLAEGLGAGGDTTIEEYIVGPAPEEDDGDQAGAAVRLYGPERGMSWVAQPVPLGGQGSMLSMGMSRQGSLLGSIAGLSRMGSMLDHLQDPVVALLGSLHDMKPAAVDGNGNTLFTNFGSMLSAHGGMDWDEENAAPSDDDDKIAAGSREDNIDDXXXXGLRAPLLDMRAQSSITGSGIGMGQTTSTMGIGGGWQLAWKWTEGVAADGTPQSAVQRMYLHEEPGGDGQHVHAAALVNQSALYSTTNDPLQPDDPITPMGPAMVHPASSSVVEKPRWRDLLEPGVRHALVCGVTIQILQQFSGVSGILYYTPQILDQAGVSVLLASLGLSSDSAAILISGLTTLLMLPAIAVAMRLMDVAGRRSLLLWTIPVLIVSLVSLVTADVLPLATTMHAAVSTTSIIVYICTFVMGFGPIPGILCSEIFPTRVRGMCIAICSLAFWLSNIAVTYSMPVMLDYLGLTGVFSIYAAVCCVALVFVALRVPETKGLPLEVIAEFFNVASKGMPKLDHDE, encoded by the coding sequence ATGCTcgtcgcctcctccctcctccacacGCTCGCGGGGATGCTCATGCTCTGGTCACCCACGGTCGGTGTGCTCCTCCTCGCCCGCCTTGTCGATGGCTTCGCAGTCGGCCTCGCCGTCACGCTCATCCCCGTCTACATCTCGGAGACCGCGCCGCCCGAGGTTAGGGGGCTCCTCAGCACGCTCCCGCAGCTCACTGGATCGACTGGTATGTTCCTCGCCTACTGCATGGTGTTCGCCATGACACTGGCGCCCAGCCCCAACTGGCGGGTCATGATGGGCGTGCTCGTCTTGCCATCGCTGGTGTATGTCGCCGTCGCCATGCTTTTCCTGCCGGAGTCGCCGCGCTGGCTGGTGAGCAAGGGAAGGATGAAGGAGGCCCGGACCGTGCTGCGGATGCTCAGGGGCCGCGAGGACGTCGACGGTGAGATGGCGCTCCTTGCCGAGGGCCTCGGCGCCGGCGGCGACACCACCATCGAGGAGTACATTGTCGGCCCAGCGCCTGAAGAAGACGACGGTGATCAAGCTGGTGCCGCCGTCAGGTTGTACGGTCCGGAGCGCGGGATGTCATGGGTGGCGCAGCCGGTGCCGCTGGGCGGCCAGGGTAGCATGCTCTCCATGGGCATGTCGCGGCAGGGCAGCTTGCTTGGCAGCATCGCCGGGCTGTCGCGAATGGGCAGCATGCTTGACCACCTGCAGGACCCCGTAGTCGCGCTCCTCGGCAGCCTCCATGACATGAAGCCTGCCGCCGTCGACGGCAACGGCAACACGCTCTTCACTAACTTCGGCAGCATGCTCAGTGCCCACGGCGGCATGGACTgggacgaggagaacgccgcgcccagCGATGATGACGACAAGATTGCTGCCGGCTCCCGCGAAGACAACATAGATGACGNNNNNNNNNNGGGCCTCCGCGCGCCGCTGCTGGATATGCGGGCGCAGAGCAGCATCACCGGTAGCGGGATCGGCATGGGCCAGACGACGAGCACCATGGGCATCGGCGGCGGGTGGCAGCTCGCGTGGAAGTGGACGGAGGGTGTCGCGGCGGACGGCACGCCGCAGAGCGCCGTCCAGAGGATGTACCTGCACGAGGAGCCGGGCGGCGACGGCCAACACGTGCATGCGGCGGCGCTGGTCAACCAGTCGGCGCTCTACAGCACCACCAACGACCCCCTGCAGCCGGACGATCCGATCACCCCGATGGGCCCAGCGATGGTGCACCCGGCGTCGTCTTCGGTGGTGGAGAAGCCGCGGTGGCGGGATCTGCTGGAGCCGGGGGTCCGGCACGCGCTGGTGTGCGGCGTGACAATCCAGATCCTGCAACAATTCTCCGGCGTCAGCGGCATCCTCTACTACACACCGCAGATTCTCGACCAGGCCGGCGTCAGCGTCCTCCTCGCCAGCCTTGGCCTGAGCTCCGACTCAGCCGCCATCCTCATCTCCGGCCTGACCACGCTCCTCATGCTCCCCGCCATTGCCGTTGCCATGCGGCTCATGGACGTGGCCGGACGCCGGAGCCTCCTTCTCTGGACGATTCCGGTGCTGATCGTCTCCCTGGTGTCCCTGGTGACGGCGGACGTGCTCCCCTTGGCGACCACCATGCACGCCGCCGTGTCGACCACGAGCATCATCGTCTACATCTGCACGTTCGTCATGGGGTTCGGGCCCATCCCCGGCATCTTGTGCTCCGAGATATTCCCGACGAGGGTGCGCGGAATGTGCATCGCCATCTGCTCCCTCGCCTTCTGGCTCAGCAACATCGCTGTCACCTACAGCATGCCGGTGATGCTCGACTACTTGGGGCTCACCGGGGTCTTCTCCATCTACGCCGCCGTGTGCTGTGTCGCGCTCGTCTTCGTCGCACTTCGGGTGCCCGAGACCAAGGGCCTGCCGCTCGAGGTCATCGCCGAGTTCTTCAACGTCGCCTCCAAGGGCATGCCAAAGCTCGACCACGACGAATGA